One Sodalinema gerasimenkoae IPPAS B-353 DNA segment encodes these proteins:
- a CDS encoding DNA translocase FtsK, producing MYLCQPNEIKAAIHRLSHTSQLWIDTETADWWTKFPKLSLIQVSDDGRDRRGDSVYILDVLQQPDCIRLFIERIIANPEIEKIFHNANYDLRFLGKPTAQQITCTLKLARTLGKEQLGVSNLKLKTLAAELCQFSNIDSESQGSDWGQRPLKQRQLYYAKLDVVYLAQVHRHLLNCLDPYRTPDESLEEKASVSSTPSFSATEVRLALECPRLFYLGRDSKCFTLFIPEGTHISGVGTLFHHLAHKFVTCTAEDSRFSQLLSPPSEQLDVQQLSQDMQRLFNELCFYPYVMEVNQKNPDAAEKLGHILPGLQRLIYHYAGLLKRNRQHYHPDQIIEKTFIDSELGLKQSYRLSNGEEQTVSGQFDNLIYDGDRQRLCMVEYKTYQPADPSAQVMQVALYADMLHRQRQEPVDAAVYCILPEFQVYHYSWEELQSMMQTGVVRHLQNMRDWLQWQPDSPNPPPKTHEERLCPLCPQQNTCQTFFLAGERATPGKVPSIAPIPTPEPAPSLSVTPNPTPTPASTPPPVSPSVSPSPEQVTYGEELGEELTKVLNAFGVEVTYEGAAIGPSFIRVRLKPKLGVKVSSLLRLSDDLQVQLGISVPPMISPQAGFVSVDLPRNPAQIALFEEYLKPQSLPVTAPVRVAIGVNLENKLVEADLSDPNTCHFLVGGTTGSGKSEFLRALLLSVIQRRSPEHLKLALVDPKRVTFPEFENIPWLLSPIVKDSDRAIALMEDLVLEMESRYKAFERSRCNDLPSYNQQCLERNQPVKPPIICLFDEYADFMAEKEVAQVLELSIKRLGAMARAAGIHLIIATQRPEAKVVTPLIRSNLPGRIALKTASQADSAIILGGKQGQAQNLLGKGDLLYYGGSKLQRLQSLFAPKIDLS from the coding sequence GTGTACCTTTGCCAACCTAATGAGATTAAAGCCGCCATTCATCGCCTATCTCACACCTCCCAACTTTGGATTGATACAGAAACCGCCGACTGGTGGACAAAATTTCCGAAATTATCCTTAATCCAAGTGAGTGACGATGGACGCGATCGCCGTGGAGACTCGGTGTATATCCTAGATGTTTTACAGCAACCGGACTGTATACGCCTATTCATCGAGAGGATCATCGCTAACCCCGAGATTGAGAAAATATTTCACAACGCCAACTATGATTTGAGATTTCTGGGAAAGCCAACCGCGCAACAGATCACTTGCACCCTTAAACTGGCCAGAACATTGGGAAAAGAACAGTTGGGGGTATCTAATCTAAAACTGAAAACTCTAGCGGCTGAACTCTGTCAGTTTTCCAATATTGATTCAGAGTCCCAAGGGAGTGATTGGGGTCAACGGCCCCTGAAGCAACGACAACTATACTACGCTAAACTCGATGTAGTGTATCTTGCACAAGTTCATCGCCATCTCTTGAACTGTCTCGATCCATACCGTACCCCCGATGAGAGCTTAGAGGAGAAAGCATCTGTGAGTTCAACCCCGAGTTTTAGTGCTACCGAGGTTCGTCTGGCTCTGGAATGTCCCCGCCTGTTTTATTTAGGCCGTGACTCCAAGTGTTTTACCCTCTTTATTCCTGAGGGAACCCACATCTCGGGGGTGGGGACTCTTTTTCATCACCTCGCACACAAGTTTGTAACCTGCACCGCAGAGGACTCTCGCTTCAGTCAACTTCTCTCACCTCCGAGTGAACAGCTTGATGTGCAACAGCTTTCCCAGGATATGCAGCGACTCTTTAACGAGCTTTGCTTTTATCCCTATGTGATGGAGGTGAATCAGAAAAACCCCGATGCGGCTGAAAAGTTGGGACATATTTTACCGGGCCTGCAACGCCTAATCTATCACTACGCCGGATTACTCAAACGCAACCGTCAGCATTATCATCCTGACCAGATTATTGAAAAAACCTTTATTGATAGCGAGTTAGGCCTGAAGCAGTCGTATCGACTTTCTAATGGTGAGGAACAGACCGTCTCGGGACAGTTCGACAATTTAATCTATGACGGCGATCGTCAACGGCTGTGTATGGTGGAGTACAAAACCTACCAACCCGCCGACCCCTCGGCCCAAGTCATGCAAGTGGCCCTCTACGCCGATATGTTGCACCGCCAACGCCAGGAACCTGTAGATGCTGCCGTCTATTGCATCCTACCCGAGTTTCAGGTCTATCACTATTCCTGGGAAGAGTTGCAATCGATGATGCAAACCGGAGTTGTGCGCCATCTGCAAAATATGCGGGACTGGCTCCAATGGCAACCGGATAGCCCAAACCCCCCACCAAAAACCCACGAAGAACGGCTCTGTCCCCTCTGTCCGCAACAAAACACCTGTCAAACGTTCTTTCTAGCCGGAGAGCGGGCCACCCCTGGTAAAGTGCCGTCTATCGCGCCAATTCCCACGCCAGAGCCGGCTCCCAGCCTCAGTGTCACCCCTAATCCGACGCCAACCCCAGCATCAACCCCGCCTCCGGTGTCTCCTTCAGTTTCCCCCTCTCCAGAGCAAGTGACATATGGAGAGGAACTCGGCGAGGAACTGACGAAGGTCTTGAATGCCTTTGGGGTCGAGGTGACCTATGAAGGGGCCGCCATTGGTCCGTCATTTATTCGGGTTCGTCTCAAACCCAAGTTGGGGGTGAAGGTGTCCTCGCTGTTGCGACTGTCCGATGATTTACAAGTGCAACTGGGGATTTCTGTTCCGCCGATGATTTCCCCTCAGGCGGGGTTTGTCAGTGTCGATCTTCCCAGAAATCCGGCTCAGATTGCCCTGTTTGAAGAGTATCTGAAACCGCAATCCTTGCCCGTCACTGCGCCGGTGCGGGTGGCTATTGGCGTGAACCTGGAAAATAAACTGGTGGAAGCCGATCTCTCAGACCCCAACACCTGTCATTTCTTGGTGGGGGGAACCACCGGGAGCGGTAAAAGTGAGTTTCTGCGGGCCTTGTTGCTGAGTGTCATCCAACGGCGATCGCCCGAGCATCTGAAACTGGCCCTGGTCGATCCCAAACGAGTCACCTTCCCGGAATTTGAGAACATTCCCTGGCTGTTGTCTCCCATTGTCAAAGACAGCGATCGCGCGATCGCCCTCATGGAAGACCTGGTTCTAGAAATGGAATCCCGCTACAAAGCCTTTGAACGCAGCCGTTGTAACGACCTCCCCAGCTACAATCAACAGTGTTTAGAACGCAACCAACCCGTCAAACCCCCTATTATTTGTCTCTTCGATGAATATGCCGACTTCATGGCTGAAAAAGAAGTCGCCCAAGTCCTCGAACTCTCCATTAAACGGCTCGGGGCCATGGCTCGCGCTGCCGGAATCCATCTCATCATCGCCACCCAACGGCCCGAAGCCAAAGTCGTCACCCCCCTAATTCGCTCCAACCTTCCTGGCCGCATTGCCCTCAAAACCGCCAGTCAAGCCGACTCCGCCATCATCCTCGGCGGAAAACAGGGTCAGGCCCAAAACCTGCTCGGCAAAGGCGATCTGCTCTACTACGGCGGTTCCAAACTACAACGCCTACAAAGCCTTTTCGCCCCCAAAATCGACCTCTCATAA
- a CDS encoding tRNA (cytidine(34)-2'-O)-methyltransferase, with protein MPQVVLVTPQIPPNTGNIARTCAATRTPLHLVAPLGFEMSDRYLKRAGLDYWQYVNWTLHESLAKFRSQSRSQSGRWIGFSTRGRCNHTEFTFRADDWLLFGSETEGLSQETLSECEETVHIPMFEPRVRSLNLSVSAALGLFECLRQIGQLQDQ; from the coding sequence GTGCCTCAAGTCGTTCTCGTTACCCCCCAAATCCCCCCCAATACCGGCAACATTGCCCGTACCTGTGCCGCCACCCGCACCCCACTTCATCTTGTGGCCCCGTTAGGCTTTGAGATGAGCGATCGCTATCTCAAGCGGGCCGGCCTCGATTATTGGCAGTACGTCAACTGGACACTTCATGAGTCTCTAGCGAAATTCCGCAGCCAGAGCCGCAGTCAATCCGGTCGTTGGATTGGGTTTAGCACTCGTGGCCGTTGTAATCATACTGAGTTTACATTTCGCGCCGATGATTGGCTACTGTTTGGTAGTGAAACCGAAGGACTCTCCCAAGAGACCCTCTCAGAATGTGAAGAGACCGTTCACATTCCCATGTTTGAACCCCGTGTTCGTAGCCTGAATCTCTCTGTCAGTGCTGCTTTAGGGCTTTTTGAATGTCTACGTCAGATCGGCCAACTTCAAGACCAATGA
- the gshA gene encoding glutamate--cysteine ligase — protein sequence MELTGYDSTRWSVFPQVPQTVPLFESHSHFINWTQEQLNLGTMQNVRHLWISVRPNGDRRPYNLNRLELRICDLIVDPIDLLAVMAFLEARIWQTLIDPSLDPLERSTLPASHRSEDLLALTMANEQAAAKDSLDATLRHWQDGREIRARDWIEELYAEILPLAKSKGIRCFLSPVQRILREGNPAQQWRRACERGSSPREQIMREIEGAIAREQELEDKLCSFMAA from the coding sequence TTGGAACTCACTGGCTACGACTCCACTCGCTGGTCTGTCTTTCCCCAGGTTCCGCAAACGGTTCCCCTATTTGAAAGTCATAGTCACTTTATCAATTGGACTCAAGAGCAGTTGAACCTGGGAACCATGCAGAATGTCCGTCATCTCTGGATTTCCGTGCGTCCCAATGGCGATCGCCGTCCCTATAACCTCAACCGCCTGGAACTGCGGATTTGCGACCTCATTGTTGATCCCATCGACCTGCTAGCAGTTATGGCCTTCCTAGAGGCGCGAATCTGGCAAACCCTCATCGATCCCAGTCTCGACCCCTTAGAACGCAGTACCCTCCCGGCCAGCCACCGCAGTGAGGACTTACTGGCCCTAACCATGGCCAACGAGCAAGCTGCCGCCAAAGATAGCCTCGACGCGACGTTACGCCATTGGCAGGATGGGCGAGAAATTCGAGCGCGGGATTGGATCGAGGAGTTATATGCTGAGATTCTGCCTCTTGCCAAATCGAAGGGAATTCGTTGCTTCCTCTCCCCCGTTCAGCGGATTTTGCGCGAAGGGAACCCGGCCCAGCAATGGCGACGGGCCTGCGAACGGGGATCATCCCCTCGTGAGCAGATTATGCGGGAGATTGAGGGGGCGATCGCTCGCGAACAAGAGCTAGAAGACAAGTTATGTAGCTTCATGGCAGCCTGA
- a CDS encoding peptidoglycan DD-metalloendopeptidase family protein, giving the protein MKRAFPHHNPPASLSELQAPLGSDMFRATLPEQHRRVRTSAAVLGLALSMGASALGLAEDTAVAAEPVVKPAPALMPPTLDKTAVMPEEELKAIDTPAVPSATSYAQPYVEPEAKAPVAQEPVQEHVTHVVQSGHTLWRIANAYEVTPASIATANGLPSIETPLEIGEVLRIPVTDTMAYPPREIIAPDSSPRATVIEDEDTEAQLAQVAPSTKAHANDDLTAETSISSIPSSISDSQSNDTPSKVASSTTLDDEKLSLVDPSEQSSELFLPDGLTRRVTPGSSLDVTPVLGSPDPAESLAESDLDLDEPLAAASSDDSQNTNLSAAESDIRLNRSFLERESQVLETLEPHEVRQGETLISLANQHQTTIEEIARVNGLDDPNQITAGQRLEIPKRIARRSAPVEVFGQDRSLASVPGKKQRLDVNSATVEDDPLEVALSTLDDERTSNLEAASDVPEIEAVPEIAGVPEIAAEIDETPVIAAADPKTLEVATAEELATDIAEVEPSEMAMPPVSETLTADIARLRDRVRRNDVRRSRPGPSPEPSSTTESTTHVDASDRSLGVVREHSNPEFDRDQIALARRSEREEDEARASSESDLASANVATSATADDDRVAVAPLGSQNYAPMMEPRSVSPELPGLPSSGAYLPKPEQRQEAFDGYIWPAQGVFTSGYGWRWGRMHRGIDVAGPVGTPIVAAAPGTVTYSRWNSGGYGNLVEITHPDGSLTLYAHNHRNLVSEGEEVVQGQQIAEMGSTGFSTGPHVHFEIHRPGQGPTDPMAFLPR; this is encoded by the coding sequence TTGAAACGAGCGTTCCCACATCACAACCCCCCCGCTTCCTTAAGTGAGCTTCAGGCTCCTTTAGGCTCTGATATGTTCCGCGCTACCTTACCGGAACAGCATCGGCGGGTTCGAACCTCAGCCGCTGTCCTTGGTCTTGCCCTTTCCATGGGAGCCTCGGCTCTCGGTCTGGCAGAAGACACAGCTGTTGCTGCTGAGCCGGTCGTTAAACCAGCTCCTGCCTTAATGCCACCGACCCTCGACAAGACGGCGGTCATGCCCGAGGAGGAACTCAAAGCGATCGACACCCCTGCCGTCCCCTCTGCAACATCCTATGCACAGCCCTATGTAGAGCCGGAAGCCAAGGCCCCAGTTGCTCAGGAGCCGGTTCAAGAGCATGTGACTCATGTTGTGCAGAGTGGTCACACTCTCTGGCGGATTGCCAACGCCTACGAGGTCACTCCTGCTTCCATCGCTACAGCGAACGGATTACCCTCCATTGAAACCCCTCTAGAAATCGGTGAAGTTCTCAGAATCCCCGTCACCGATACGATGGCCTATCCCCCTCGTGAAATCATTGCCCCCGACTCTTCTCCCCGGGCAACAGTTATCGAGGACGAGGACACAGAAGCCCAACTGGCTCAGGTTGCTCCCTCTACAAAAGCTCATGCCAACGACGACCTGACCGCTGAGACTTCGATCAGCAGTATTCCTAGCTCCATTTCAGACTCTCAATCAAACGACACCCCTTCCAAGGTCGCCAGCTCCACCACATTAGACGACGAAAAACTGAGCTTGGTGGACCCCTCTGAGCAATCCTCAGAGCTGTTTTTACCCGATGGACTGACCCGCCGCGTTACCCCCGGATCATCCCTTGACGTTACGCCGGTTTTAGGGTCTCCTGACCCAGCCGAATCCTTGGCTGAGAGCGATCTCGACCTTGACGAACCTCTCGCAGCAGCCAGCAGCGACGACTCCCAGAACACCAACCTCTCCGCTGCCGAGTCGGACATTCGTCTAAACCGTTCTTTCCTAGAACGTGAAAGCCAAGTCCTTGAAACTCTTGAACCTCATGAAGTTCGTCAAGGAGAAACCTTAATTAGTCTGGCAAATCAACATCAGACTACCATTGAGGAAATTGCTCGGGTGAATGGTCTCGATGACCCTAACCAAATCACAGCAGGACAACGTTTAGAGATTCCCAAACGGATTGCCCGTCGTTCTGCTCCCGTTGAAGTCTTCGGTCAAGACCGCAGCCTGGCGTCAGTTCCCGGCAAAAAACAACGCTTGGATGTCAATTCAGCCACCGTTGAGGACGACCCCTTAGAGGTGGCCCTGTCCACTCTGGACGACGAGCGGACTAGCAATCTCGAAGCCGCCTCAGACGTTCCAGAAATTGAGGCAGTCCCGGAAATTGCCGGCGTCCCAGAGATTGCTGCTGAAATTGACGAGACCCCGGTCATCGCAGCCGCCGACCCCAAAACTCTTGAAGTTGCCACAGCCGAGGAGCTAGCAACAGATATTGCCGAGGTTGAGCCTTCCGAGATGGCGATGCCCCCAGTGAGTGAAACGCTCACCGCTGACATTGCTCGTCTGAGAGATCGGGTTCGTCGTAACGATGTTCGCAGATCCCGCCCAGGGCCCAGCCCTGAACCCAGTTCAACGACTGAGTCTACAACTCATGTAGATGCCAGCGATCGCAGTCTTGGCGTAGTCCGCGAACACAGCAACCCAGAATTTGATCGCGATCAGATTGCCTTAGCTCGTCGTTCTGAGCGCGAAGAGGACGAGGCCCGTGCCTCCTCCGAGTCCGACCTCGCCAGTGCTAATGTCGCCACATCAGCAACGGCTGACGACGATCGGGTTGCTGTCGCCCCTCTCGGGTCTCAGAACTACGCTCCCATGATGGAACCCCGTTCCGTCTCCCCGGAGCTGCCCGGTTTGCCCTCATCTGGCGCCTATCTCCCCAAACCCGAACAGCGCCAAGAAGCCTTTGACGGCTATATCTGGCCTGCTCAAGGGGTCTTTACCTCCGGTTATGGCTGGCGTTGGGGCCGGATGCACCGAGGCATCGACGTGGCAGGGCCAGTGGGAACTCCCATTGTTGCTGCTGCACCAGGAACAGTCACCTATTCTCGTTGGAACTCCGGTGGCTACGGTAACTTGGTGGAAATCACCCACCCCGACGGCAGCTTAACCCTCTATGCTCATAACCATCGTAATTTGGTGAGTGAAGGGGAAGAAGTTGTCCAAGGACAACAAATCGCCGAAATGGGCAGCACCGGCTTCAGCACCGGTCCCCACGTTCATTTCGAGATCCACCGTCCTGGCCAGGGTCCCACAGACCCCATGGCTTTCTTACCTCGGTAA
- a CDS encoding glutamate-cysteine ligase family protein, which translates to MRRLHSSTSARLIRVEAPLYLALSASSPFLDGELTGYDSTRWSVFPQVPQTVPLFGTHWLRLHSLVCLSPGSANGSPI; encoded by the coding sequence GTGCGTCGTCTCCATTCCTCGACGTCCGCGCGGCTGATTCGCGTCGAAGCACCCCTCTATCTGGCCCTGAGTGCGTCGTCTCCATTCCTCGACGGGGAACTCACTGGCTACGACTCCACTCGCTGGTCTGTCTTTCCCCAGGTTCCGCAAACGGTTCCCCTATTTGGAACTCACTGGCTACGACTCCACTCGCTGGTCTGTCTTTCCCCAGGTTCCGCAAACGGTTCCCCTATTTGA
- a CDS encoding mechanosensitive ion channel family protein, which yields MKQSWNALVKVVLALLTVCLVLTTGAIAQPNEGSPPLSEIGDEFRETPPEILVPETFSPRPLFEPERESARVIVDGIFLFEMGDTSQFPAEERAALMNDKLQRAAESPGVELVEVVMRNGLPTLLMDGSHLITVTESDASLGPGANAQEQAELWARQIREVLRQANNERGERFLRRALLQVTLVLLLACVLHWGAGQLSFYLLRDQEETPTLEAWRSLGASAARFVIWGLTLFYISDLFPLTRRWSYRVRQIIANSITAPILPIDTNTYSVLDVLILIGLLLGLVMGANRLSQMLRVRILQVSRLNRSAQDAIATTIKYTLMVVGAVVVFNLWGLDISSLTILAGALSVGIGFGFQDIAKNLGSGLVLLFERPIQVGDFVEVGNSMGTVERIGSRSTLIRTLDRVSIIVPNSRFLESEVINWSHDNPVSRLRLPVGVAYGSNLEDVKRALLEAAEEHPQVLRIPPPRILFTGFGNSSLDFQLLVWCGDPSQQQILRSDLYFGIHKQFKRREIEIPFPQRDLHLRSGSFVMGEGNGRDRGNHRVTEDTE from the coding sequence ATGAAACAGTCTTGGAATGCCTTAGTGAAGGTGGTTTTAGCATTGCTAACTGTTTGTCTTGTATTGACAACTGGGGCGATCGCCCAACCGAATGAAGGCTCTCCTCCCCTATCGGAAATTGGTGATGAATTTAGGGAAACACCCCCCGAGATCCTAGTTCCCGAAACGTTTTCCCCTCGCCCGCTGTTTGAGCCAGAACGGGAGAGCGCCCGCGTCATCGTCGATGGTATCTTTCTATTTGAGATGGGAGATACCAGTCAGTTCCCAGCCGAAGAACGGGCCGCGTTGATGAATGATAAGCTGCAACGAGCGGCAGAGTCCCCAGGGGTGGAGTTGGTGGAGGTGGTCATGCGTAATGGCTTACCCACCTTACTGATGGATGGTAGTCATCTAATTACTGTCACCGAAAGTGATGCCAGTCTCGGCCCGGGGGCCAATGCCCAGGAGCAAGCTGAACTCTGGGCCCGACAAATTCGGGAAGTGTTGCGCCAGGCCAATAACGAGCGCGGGGAGCGGTTTTTACGTCGCGCCCTGTTACAGGTGACCCTAGTGCTGCTCCTGGCTTGTGTGCTGCATTGGGGGGCCGGACAGCTCTCCTTCTATCTGTTGCGCGATCAAGAGGAAACACCCACCCTAGAAGCTTGGCGAAGTCTGGGGGCTTCGGCGGCGCGCTTTGTCATCTGGGGGCTGACCCTCTTTTATATCAGTGACCTCTTCCCCCTAACGCGCCGCTGGAGTTACCGGGTGCGACAAATTATTGCCAATAGCATCACGGCGCCGATTCTGCCGATTGATACGAATACCTACTCGGTTCTGGATGTTTTGATCTTAATCGGCCTGCTGTTGGGGTTGGTGATGGGAGCCAATCGCCTCAGTCAGATGTTGCGGGTTCGCATTTTGCAGGTCTCGCGTCTGAATCGCTCCGCTCAGGATGCGATCGCCACCACGATTAAATACACGCTCATGGTCGTTGGCGCAGTGGTGGTGTTCAATCTTTGGGGGTTAGATATTAGTTCCCTCACCATTTTAGCTGGGGCCTTGAGTGTGGGGATTGGTTTCGGATTTCAGGATATTGCCAAAAACCTGGGAAGTGGTTTGGTGCTGCTGTTTGAGCGACCGATTCAGGTAGGGGATTTCGTGGAAGTAGGAAACTCGATGGGAACGGTGGAACGGATTGGCAGCCGCAGCACCCTGATTCGCACTCTCGATCGCGTCTCGATTATTGTCCCCAATTCCCGTTTCCTAGAGTCGGAGGTGATTAACTGGAGTCATGACAACCCGGTGTCCCGGTTACGGCTACCGGTGGGGGTGGCCTATGGCTCTAATTTGGAGGATGTAAAAAGGGCGTTATTAGAGGCGGCTGAAGAACATCCCCAGGTGTTACGGATTCCTCCGCCTCGGATTCTCTTTACCGGCTTTGGAAATAGTTCTCTAGATTTTCAGTTGTTGGTCTGGTGTGGCGACCCGAGTCAGCAGCAGATCCTTCGCAGTGACCTCTATTTCGGGATTCATAAGCAGTTCAAACGGCGCGAAATTGAGATTCCCTTTCCACAACGGGATTTGCATTTACGCTCTGGGAGTTTTGTGATGGGAGAGGGGAATGGAAGGGATAGAGGGAACCACAGAGTCACGGAGGACACAGAGTGA
- a CDS encoding ATP-binding protein: MSDIITLLKQNYNPFDLTTARSGNFWQEQQSPNLTVESIHQEQLNEIIRVIEEVQMNHITRTILLKGDLASGKSYFLGRLKKQINPKALFAYIPSWSDNDYIWRHILRQTVDSLMQTPENESQSQFLLWLNSLSAFQDKSLTKRILGEKTVFVQNFKSSYPTGIYQSKNFFSALYHATQTEDYILACDWLRGEDLDASDLRQLGIRKSLSSEEDAKNILMNLGRVSAQAQYPIVLCFDQVDQACREENGLPTLLGTNTTIHNERLKNFVVILSLIQDTWENQTTKYPCLADQDRIDRTVKLDKITLDQAEEIWQKRLYPLHQQANPKPDSDIFPLTRDELKKRAPGGRIVPRTVIQLGHKLIQELQGTGHIKTDDSFLLVWDKEFKKVQAKVERIRQQSSTELAQYLADVLEMLGIPNVTYKYLEGSKYFNYSLSFTHPKTSKNIGVLWNEDPNMRSFYFSMYACEKVVKAGDCDRLIFIRHEPFGSKKNKGYKLFQEIFTGNPHRHICPHLDSVHYLVTYHRLLNEATSGELVVGYDSPKPSHLKDLVKQSGVFDQCQLLKELGIIDGPITVIPPHKKVHEFLMKHIKGQGFLGTEVLIHSARVEFDGISPEEVIQNLKELERENYIKIIGQDNNIKGQFITLVPESQRQSS, from the coding sequence ATGTCTGACATCATAACGCTCCTCAAGCAAAACTATAATCCCTTTGACCTAACCACAGCGAGAAGTGGCAACTTTTGGCAGGAACAACAATCTCCAAATCTCACGGTAGAGTCTATTCACCAAGAGCAACTGAATGAAATCATTCGGGTTATCGAGGAGGTTCAAATGAACCATATCACCCGAACCATCCTGTTAAAAGGAGATTTAGCCTCTGGGAAAAGCTATTTTCTAGGTCGCCTCAAAAAACAAATCAATCCAAAAGCTCTGTTTGCTTACATTCCAAGCTGGTCGGACAATGACTACATTTGGCGACATATTTTGCGTCAAACGGTCGATAGTCTGATGCAAACTCCCGAGAATGAAAGCCAATCCCAATTTTTGCTTTGGCTCAATAGTTTATCAGCGTTTCAAGACAAGAGCTTAACCAAAAGGATATTAGGCGAAAAAACGGTTTTTGTCCAAAACTTCAAAAGTAGCTATCCTACCGGAATTTATCAATCTAAGAATTTCTTTAGTGCCTTGTATCATGCTACACAAACCGAGGATTATATTCTGGCCTGCGACTGGTTGCGAGGAGAAGACTTAGATGCGAGTGACTTAAGACAACTCGGGATTCGCAAGTCGTTATCGAGCGAGGAAGATGCTAAAAATATCCTCATGAATCTGGGACGGGTGTCCGCTCAAGCTCAATATCCCATCGTTTTGTGTTTTGATCAAGTTGATCAAGCCTGTCGTGAGGAAAATGGATTGCCAACCCTATTAGGGACAAACACCACAATCCATAACGAAAGACTCAAGAATTTTGTGGTGATTTTAAGTCTAATTCAAGACACTTGGGAAAACCAAACCACGAAATATCCCTGTTTAGCTGATCAAGACCGTATTGATCGGACGGTGAAGCTTGATAAAATTACCCTAGATCAGGCTGAAGAGATTTGGCAAAAGCGTCTCTATCCGTTGCATCAACAGGCGAACCCCAAACCTGATTCTGACATTTTTCCGTTGACGCGAGATGAGTTAAAGAAACGCGCTCCAGGTGGTCGAATAGTTCCTCGGACGGTCATCCAACTGGGCCACAAACTGATTCAGGAACTCCAGGGAACTGGACATATCAAAACTGACGATAGCTTTTTACTGGTTTGGGATAAGGAATTTAAGAAAGTTCAGGCTAAGGTGGAACGCATCCGTCAGCAATCCTCCACTGAGTTGGCTCAATACCTGGCTGATGTTTTGGAGATGCTTGGAATCCCCAATGTGACCTATAAATATCTAGAGGGGTCGAAGTATTTTAATTATTCCTTGAGTTTTACCCACCCAAAAACCTCTAAAAATATTGGGGTTTTGTGGAATGAAGACCCCAATATGAGGAGTTTTTATTTTAGTATGTATGCTTGCGAAAAAGTGGTTAAGGCGGGAGACTGCGATCGCCTCATCTTCATTCGTCACGAACCCTTCGGCAGCAAAAAGAATAAAGGCTATAAGCTGTTCCAGGAGATTTTTACCGGCAATCCTCACCGTCACATCTGTCCCCATCTTGACTCAGTTCACTATCTTGTCACCTATCATCGGTTGCTCAATGAGGCAACATCAGGGGAGTTAGTGGTGGGGTATGACTCCCCTAAACCGAGTCATCTCAAGGATTTGGTCAAGCAAAGCGGCGTGTTTGACCAATGTCAGCTTTTGAAGGAGTTAGGGATAATTGACGGGCCAATTACTGTTATTCCACCTCATAAAAAAGTTCATGAATTTCTGATGAAGCATATCAAAGGTCAAGGATTTTTAGGGACTGAAGTTTTGATTCACTCGGCTAGGGTGGAATTTGATGGGATTTCTCCTGAAGAAGTTATCCAAAACCTCAAAGAATTAGAACGCGAGAACTACATTAAAATCATTGGTCAGGACAATAATATCAAGGGTCAGTTTATCACCCTAGTTCCTGAATCTCAGCGTCAAAGTTCTTAA